The proteins below are encoded in one region of bacterium:
- the ade gene encoding adenine deaminase produces MLKEIIQAARGQIKSTLVLKNGRVINVFSGEIEEADVAIYRDTIVGIGKDYAGDEETDIRGLYLSPGFIDGHVHIESSMVEVPQFARAVVPLGTTSVIADPHEIANIFGYEGIRYMMEASKYNPLNVFFMLSSCVPASPLETAGSELRAFDLFPFLREKWVLGLAEVMNYPGVLNAEPDVLDKIKIVPDKRVDGHAPALSGRDLNSYIAAGVQSDHECTTVEEAREKLARGMFVMIREGSGTKNLLDLLPLIKPENERRCFFCTDDRHPNDILGEGHINFMVRSAIRAGLAPITAIRMATLNTAEYFGLHKLGAIGPGRLADLLLFDDFTDLSIRRVYKNGRLVARDGVPVYDLASRPPATLRSSVNIKWLEGDEFIIPSRGQRCRVIGIIPDQIVTNSLVMEPTVHDGQVVSDISRDLLRLYVVERHRASGRIGKGLVHGFQLKRGALATSIGHDSHNIIAIGVSDNDVIKAVTTINKMGGGIALVNAGRVIESLELPIAGLMSDKPLEEVSSRTRALVAACRTLGVTLADPLMTLSFMALPVIPQLKLTDRGLVDVQTFTHVDLFIE; encoded by the coding sequence ATGCTCAAGGAAATCATCCAAGCTGCGCGCGGCCAGATCAAATCCACTCTGGTGCTCAAGAACGGCCGGGTCATCAATGTCTTTTCCGGCGAAATCGAAGAGGCCGATGTCGCCATCTACCGGGACACAATCGTCGGCATCGGCAAAGACTATGCCGGAGACGAGGAGACGGACATCAGAGGCCTATATCTGTCACCGGGCTTTATCGACGGTCATGTGCACATCGAGAGCTCGATGGTGGAGGTGCCGCAATTTGCCAGAGCGGTGGTGCCCCTGGGTACGACTTCGGTGATCGCAGATCCTCACGAGATCGCCAACATCTTTGGCTATGAGGGGATCCGCTACATGATGGAGGCCAGCAAATACAATCCACTCAATGTGTTCTTTATGCTCTCTTCGTGCGTGCCCGCATCTCCCCTGGAGACCGCAGGTTCCGAGCTACGGGCCTTCGACCTCTTTCCCTTTCTGCGGGAAAAATGGGTGCTGGGACTGGCGGAAGTCATGAATTATCCCGGCGTGCTTAATGCGGAACCGGATGTGCTGGATAAGATCAAGATCGTGCCGGACAAACGGGTGGACGGCCATGCGCCGGCGCTTTCCGGCAGAGATCTGAACAGCTATATCGCCGCGGGCGTGCAATCGGATCACGAGTGCACCACGGTGGAAGAGGCCCGGGAAAAACTGGCTCGCGGCATGTTTGTCATGATCCGCGAGGGTTCGGGGACCAAGAACCTGCTCGATCTGCTGCCGCTGATCAAGCCGGAAAATGAGCGGCGATGCTTTTTTTGCACCGACGACCGCCATCCCAACGACATCCTTGGAGAAGGGCACATCAATTTCATGGTCAGATCCGCCATCCGCGCAGGTTTGGCGCCCATCACTGCTATCCGTATGGCCACACTCAACACCGCCGAATACTTTGGTTTGCACAAGCTGGGTGCGATCGGACCGGGAAGACTGGCGGATTTGCTGCTGTTCGATGATTTCACCGATCTCTCCATCCGCCGAGTGTACAAGAACGGCCGGTTGGTCGCACGGGACGGCGTCCCGGTTTACGACCTTGCCAGCCGTCCCCCAGCCACTTTGCGCAGCTCGGTGAATATCAAATGGCTGGAGGGCGATGAATTCATCATCCCCAGCCGCGGCCAACGATGCCGCGTGATCGGCATCATACCGGATCAGATTGTCACCAACAGCCTGGTGATGGAGCCCACGGTTCATGACGGACAGGTGGTCTCTGACATCAGCCGGGATCTCTTGCGCCTCTACGTCGTTGAACGCCACCGGGCTTCAGGCCGTATCGGCAAAGGTCTGGTGCATGGCTTTCAACTCAAACGCGGCGCTCTGGCCACCTCCATCGGCCATGACAGCCACAATATCATCGCGATCGGCGTTAGCGATAACGACGTGATCAAAGCGGTCACCACGATCAACAAGATGGGCGGCGGCATTGCGCTGGTGAACGCCGGCCGGGTGATCGAGTCCCTGGAACTGCCCATCGCCGGTCTCATGTCCGATAAACCCCTGGAGGAGGTAAGCAGCCGCACCCGCGCTCTGG